In Fibrobacter sp. UWB10, a single window of DNA contains:
- a CDS encoding PDDEXK nuclease domain-containing protein, with protein sequence MSKKSINILDKDYIHWVKELSSRYRKSQIKAAVKVNSEMLRYYWELGRDIVTKQAESKWGSGFMKNLSRDLKAQIPSATCFSPTNILYMKNFYLMYRPYLENAPKIGEQKEDFPITQQVVEQIAHDIFSIPWGHHVVLMDKFKENPQKALFFARQTVENGWSRSSLLNALSTDLYERQGKALTNFERTLPAETSDLAQELTKDPYNFAFTGITGRYNEKLLKDSLLNNITRFLVELGTGFAYVGREYGIMVGEREKFMDLLFYNLNLSCYVVVEVKIGRFEFADIGQLGGYMVACNHILKKEGRDNPTIGLLICKEKDKVQAQYALESSTQPISISEYELEKFYPEKVEGTMPSIEEIEKRLCEEPL encoded by the coding sequence ATGTCGAAAAAATCTATCAATATCTTGGACAAGGATTACATTCACTGGGTCAAGGAACTTTCTTCCCGTTATCGCAAGAGCCAGATCAAGGCGGCGGTGAAGGTAAATAGCGAAATGTTGCGCTACTACTGGGAATTGGGGCGTGATATTGTAACCAAGCAGGCTGAAAGCAAATGGGGCAGCGGCTTCATGAAGAATCTGAGCCGAGACTTAAAGGCTCAGATTCCCAGTGCCACTTGTTTTTCTCCCACGAACATTCTGTACATGAAGAACTTTTATCTTATGTATCGCCCTTATTTGGAAAATGCACCCAAGATCGGGGAACAAAAGGAAGATTTTCCAATTACTCAACAAGTTGTTGAGCAAATTGCCCATGACATCTTTTCAATTCCATGGGGACATCACGTTGTCTTAATGGACAAGTTCAAGGAAAATCCTCAAAAGGCCCTGTTTTTTGCCCGCCAGACGGTAGAAAATGGCTGGAGCCGTTCGTCCCTTTTGAATGCGCTTTCTACCGATCTTTACGAGCGCCAGGGAAAGGCTTTGACGAATTTTGAACGGACTCTCCCTGCCGAAACAAGCGATTTGGCTCAAGAACTGACGAAAGATCCTTATAATTTCGCGTTTACGGGTATTACGGGCCGCTACAACGAAAAACTGCTGAAAGATAGTTTGCTGAACAACATTACCCGTTTTCTTGTGGAATTGGGCACGGGCTTTGCCTATGTCGGCAGAGAATATGGCATTATGGTAGGCGAAAGGGAGAAGTTCATGGATTTGCTTTTTTACAACCTGAATCTCTCTTGCTATGTCGTTGTCGAGGTGAAAATCGGGCGCTTTGAATTTGCCGATATCGGGCAACTGGGCGGATACATGGTGGCATGCAACCACATCCTTAAAAAGGAAGGGCGCGACAACCCGACAATCGGTCTGCTGATTTGCAAGGAAAAGGACAAGGTGCAGGCACAGTACGCACTGGAATCAAGTACGCAACCTATC